From Polaribacter butkevichii, a single genomic window includes:
- a CDS encoding universal stress protein has translation MKNIIVPVDFSIHSEYALKTASLLAKKHDATLYALHMLDLQDVYLSESENYQQEQAIFFLKLAEKKFKDFLKKDYLEDVKVVPIIKRFKVFSEVNIIAEEVKADLVIIGSHGATGLKDFFVGSNTEKVVRYSKAPVLVVKNELLNVDFADIVVATDFSEESIPAFKDLLKALDFLNARKHILYVNLPNEEFKTTSEMALLANNFLMKAEGNVDRMINVNYVCDRTIEKGILNFSNAVGADLISVITHGRKGLSHIFAGSITEDIANHSTLPIMTIKI, from the coding sequence ATGAAAAATATAATTGTACCAGTAGACTTCTCAATTCACTCTGAATATGCCCTAAAAACAGCTTCGTTATTAGCTAAAAAGCATGATGCTACTTTGTACGCCTTGCACATGTTAGACTTGCAAGATGTTTATTTATCAGAAAGTGAAAATTATCAACAAGAACAAGCTATCTTTTTTTTAAAGCTTGCAGAAAAGAAATTTAAAGATTTTTTAAAGAAAGATTATTTAGAAGACGTAAAAGTAGTTCCGATCATTAAGCGTTTTAAAGTTTTTAGTGAGGTAAATATTATTGCAGAAGAGGTAAAAGCAGATTTGGTAATTATAGGTTCTCATGGAGCAACAGGTTTAAAAGATTTCTTTGTGGGATCTAATACAGAAAAGGTTGTAAGATATTCTAAAGCACCGGTTTTGGTGGTTAAAAACGAATTGCTAAACGTTGATTTTGCAGATATAGTAGTGGCTACAGACTTTTCTGAAGAAAGTATTCCTGCTTTTAAAGACTTGTTAAAAGCGTTAGATTTTTTAAATGCACGTAAGCATATTTTATATGTAAACTTGCCTAATGAAGAATTTAAAACAACCTCGGAAATGGCTTTATTAGCCAATAATTTTTTAATGAAGGCAGAAGGAAATGTAGATAGAATGATAAATGTAAACTATGTTTGCGATAGAACTATAGAAAAAGGAATTCTTAATTTTTCGAATGCTGTTGGGGCAGATTTAATTTCTGTAATTACACATGGTAGAAAAGGATTATCTCATATTTTTGCAGGAAGTATTACAGAAGATATCGCAAATCATTCTACCTTGCCAATTATGACTATTAAAATTTAA
- a CDS encoding POTRA domain-containing protein, giving the protein MFSQENTINDVEIKGIKKLKEAYIRKIIQTKKGIVLDSSSIAKDIIFLKRLPAVSNASYKVVLSQNHFYKVIVNIKENFAMIPELHFWTTTNQQFSYKLGLYDYNFLGRNITFGGFYQNNGFDSYAINFKAPNLFSRKWGLALNHQNWKSEEPLYFGEKTANYLYHNTSFEALGLYQINLNNQVNFGVNIFNEKYKYLSGVTDPTIPQNLDLDKVLFKLVYTYDALEYNYQYIKGFKSILYTQFVTSNNPFQKDFLIAWNDFFYYKKLGEKGNWANRARFGLSSNQKTPFAPFALDNNVNLRGVGILVDRGTGSFVWNTEYRHTVYDKKWLAVQTNIFTDFGSWRNPGGQLNDFLKSENVRVYSGLGLRFISKKIYNATFRIDYGFRVSNNPGQSKGGLVFGIGQYF; this is encoded by the coding sequence TTGTTTTCACAAGAGAATACAATTAATGATGTTGAAATTAAAGGGATAAAAAAGTTAAAAGAAGCATACATTCGTAAAATTATACAAACCAAAAAAGGAATTGTTTTAGATTCTTCTTCTATAGCAAAAGACATTATTTTTTTAAAAAGACTACCTGCTGTTAGCAATGCTAGTTATAAAGTTGTTTTATCTCAGAATCATTTTTATAAGGTAATTGTTAATATCAAAGAAAATTTTGCAATGATACCAGAACTCCATTTTTGGACCACAACAAACCAGCAGTTTTCTTATAAATTAGGATTGTATGATTATAATTTTTTAGGAAGAAATATCACCTTTGGTGGATTTTATCAAAACAACGGTTTCGATTCTTATGCCATTAATTTTAAGGCCCCAAATTTATTTTCTAGAAAATGGGGTTTAGCATTAAATCATCAAAACTGGAAAAGTGAAGAGCCTTTGTATTTTGGAGAAAAAACTGCCAATTATCTATATCACAACACTTCTTTTGAAGCTTTAGGTTTGTATCAAATAAACCTAAATAATCAGGTTAATTTTGGTGTAAATATCTTTAATGAAAAATATAAATACTTATCTGGAGTTACAGATCCTACAATTCCACAAAATTTAGATTTAGACAAAGTATTGTTTAAATTGGTGTACACTTATGATGCTTTAGAATATAATTATCAATATATAAAAGGGTTTAAAAGTATATTATACACGCAGTTTGTTACTTCAAATAACCCTTTTCAAAAAGATTTTTTGATTGCTTGGAATGATTTTTTCTATTACAAAAAACTTGGAGAAAAAGGGAATTGGGCAAATAGAGCTCGTTTTGGATTGTCTTCTAATCAAAAAACACCCTTTGCACCTTTTGCTTTAGATAACAATGTAAACCTACGTGGAGTGGGTATTTTGGTTGATAGAGGAACAGGTAGTTTTGTTTGGAATACAGAATATAGACACACCGTTTATGATAAAAAATGGTTAGCAGTTCAAACCAATATTTTTACCGATTTTGGTTCTTGGAGAAATCCAGGAGGGCAATTAAATGATTTTTTAAAAAGTGAAAATGTAAGGGTTTATTCTGGTTTGGGTTTGCGTTTTATCAGTAAAAAAATATACAACGCTACTTTTAGAATAGATTATGGTTTTCGGGTTTCTAACAATCCGGGACAATCTAAAGGAGGTTTGGTTTTTGGTATTGGTCAATATTTTTAA
- a CDS encoding NAD(P)/FAD-dependent oxidoreductase yields the protein MEHIVIIGNGISGVTAARHIRKNSDNKITIVSAETKYFFSRTALMYVYMGHMKFEHTQPYENWFWEKNRISLKEGLVSNVDTDKKQLNFSNGETLSFDRLIIATGSKPNKFGWPGQDLEGVMGMYHKQDLEKLEKYAPNNKACNRAVIVGGGLIGIELAEMLRSRKIPVTFLVREDSFWNGVLPAQESAMINDHIKEHHIDLRLSTNLKEIKSDENGRVKSIIIEETGEEIPCNVVGLTAGVAPNIDFLKESGIELGRGVKVNRFLETNIPNIYAIGDCAEQHEAIGQRRNIEAVWYTGRMMGETLAQTICGNKTAYKPGHWFNSAKFLDIEYQTYGWVFSEKGMKENEAYFQWKHPNEHKCITISFDKNTKLFLGINTFGIRMRHEIFDKWLTENKSVEHVLEFLSDANFDPEFFKLHEAEIVAKFNQENNTNIQLKKKSWKRIFSH from the coding sequence ATGGAACATATTGTAATAATCGGTAACGGAATATCTGGCGTTACAGCTGCAAGACATATCAGAAAAAATTCTGACAACAAAATAACCATTGTTTCTGCAGAAACTAAATACTTCTTTTCTAGAACTGCTCTTATGTATGTGTACATGGGGCACATGAAGTTTGAACATACGCAACCTTATGAAAATTGGTTTTGGGAGAAAAACAGAATCTCTTTAAAAGAAGGTTTGGTATCAAATGTAGATACCGATAAAAAACAACTAAATTTTTCAAATGGAGAAACACTTTCTTTTGATCGTTTAATTATTGCTACAGGTTCTAAACCAAATAAATTTGGATGGCCAGGGCAAGATTTAGAGGGCGTTATGGGCATGTACCATAAACAAGATTTAGAGAAGTTAGAAAAATATGCTCCAAATAATAAAGCTTGTAACAGAGCTGTAATTGTTGGTGGTGGATTAATAGGTATAGAATTAGCAGAAATGTTAAGAAGCAGAAAAATACCTGTTACTTTTTTAGTACGTGAAGATAGTTTTTGGAATGGGGTTTTACCAGCGCAAGAGTCTGCAATGATTAATGACCATATTAAGGAGCATCATATAGACTTACGATTAAGTACCAATTTAAAAGAAATTAAATCTGATGAAAATGGTCGCGTAAAATCGATAATTATTGAAGAAACAGGCGAAGAAATTCCGTGTAATGTTGTTGGTTTAACAGCTGGTGTTGCTCCAAATATAGATTTCTTAAAAGAATCTGGAATAGAACTAGGTCGTGGTGTAAAAGTAAATCGTTTTTTAGAAACCAACATCCCTAATATTTATGCTATTGGTGATTGTGCAGAGCAACATGAAGCTATTGGACAACGTAGAAATATTGAAGCTGTTTGGTACACGGGAAGAATGATGGGCGAAACTTTGGCACAAACAATTTGTGGTAACAAAACAGCATACAAACCAGGACACTGGTTTAATTCAGCTAAATTTTTAGATATAGAATACCAAACTTATGGTTGGGTTTTCAGTGAAAAAGGCATGAAAGAAAACGAAGCTTATTTTCAGTGGAAACACCCAAACGAGCATAAATGTATTACCATTTCTTTTGATAAAAACACAAAGCTATTCTTGGGGATAAATACCTTCGGAATTAGAATGCGCCACGAAATTTTTGATAAATGGTTAACAGAAAATAAATCTGTAGAACATGTTTTAGAGTTTTTGTCTGATGCTAATTTTGATCCAGAGTTTTTTAAATTACATGAAGCTGAAATTGTAGCAAAATTCAATCAAGAGAATAATACAAATATTCAATTAAAAAAGAAAAGCTGGAAAAGGATTTTTAGTCACTAA
- a CDS encoding metallophosphoesterase family protein, whose translation MRTFAIGDIHGGLKALIQVLNKLELKEGDKIIFMGDYVDGWSESAQVVQFLIDLSEKFNCVFIKGNHDVWCENWLKDSNDVNPSWFLHGGKETIESYEGFSADEKQQHILFFDNLPLYHIDTENRLFLHAGFTSMHGVEREQFEALFYLDRSLWEMLLAMDKNIGKDSIFYPKRIQHYKEIYIGHTPTTNYNEPYPMNIANVWNVDTGAAFKGRVTGINIDTKAYFQSDNLPSLYPNELGRNK comes from the coding sequence ATGAGAACTTTTGCAATTGGTGATATTCATGGTGGATTAAAAGCGTTAATTCAGGTTTTAAACAAACTAGAATTAAAAGAAGGAGATAAAATTATTTTCATGGGAGACTATGTGGATGGTTGGAGTGAATCTGCTCAGGTTGTTCAGTTTTTAATCGATTTATCAGAAAAATTCAATTGTGTTTTTATCAAAGGAAATCATGATGTTTGGTGTGAAAATTGGTTAAAAGATTCCAACGATGTAAATCCTTCTTGGTTTTTACACGGAGGTAAAGAAACTATAGAGAGTTATGAGGGCTTCTCTGCAGATGAAAAACAACAACATATTCTCTTTTTCGATAATTTACCATTATACCATATAGATACAGAAAATAGATTGTTTTTACATGCAGGTTTTACTTCTATGCACGGAGTAGAAAGAGAGCAATTTGAAGCATTATTTTATTTAGATAGATCTTTGTGGGAAATGTTGTTGGCAATGGACAAAAACATAGGGAAAGATTCTATCTTTTATCCTAAAAGAATACAACACTATAAAGAAATTTACATTGGGCATACGCCAACAACCAATTATAATGAGCCTTATCCAATGAATATTGCTAATGTTTGGAATGTTGATACAGGTGCTGCTTTTAAAGGAAGAGTTACTGGAATTAATATTGATACAAAAGCATATTTTCAAAGTGATAATTTACCAAGTTTATATCCTAATGAATTAGGTAGAAATAAGTAA
- a CDS encoding glycoside hydrolase family 113 produces MKTSKLLFLLLIFIQLSCNSQQKKINGLSFVASRDKIDTTHTNSVLKAQGNYVALMPFGFIRDLSSPKVQHNTSRQWFGETRSGLLQYASEFQKHGVKIMVKPQIWVGHGQFTGHIEMDSEEKWVVLEKSYSEFILAYAKSAEQINASILCIGTELEKFVMNRPQYWLNLIKEIRKIYKGKLTYAANWDEYKRITFWDTIDFIGIDAYFPLSEKKSPTVEDLEMGWKPHKEEVKSVQKKYNKPVLFTEFGYRSVDFTGKEPWDANRVEGSVNLQAQVNGLQAIHNQFWKEDWFAGGFVWKWFHRHDKVGGVNDNRFTPQNKPAELVLRKLYQQK; encoded by the coding sequence ATGAAAACATCTAAACTCCTTTTTTTATTGCTGATATTCATACAGTTATCATGCAATAGTCAACAGAAAAAAATAAACGGATTAAGTTTTGTGGCATCTAGAGATAAAATTGATACCACACATACCAATTCGGTTTTAAAGGCACAAGGCAATTATGTTGCATTGATGCCTTTTGGCTTTATAAGAGATTTATCATCACCAAAAGTACAGCACAATACAAGTAGGCAATGGTTTGGTGAAACCAGAAGTGGTTTATTACAATATGCCAGCGAATTTCAGAAACATGGTGTAAAAATCATGGTAAAACCTCAAATTTGGGTTGGTCATGGGCAATTTACTGGGCATATAGAAATGGATTCTGAAGAAAAATGGGTTGTTTTAGAAAAATCATATTCAGAATTTATATTGGCCTACGCAAAATCTGCCGAACAAATTAATGCAAGCATCCTTTGTATTGGTACAGAATTAGAAAAGTTTGTGATGAACAGACCTCAATATTGGTTAAATCTTATTAAAGAAATCAGAAAAATATATAAAGGAAAATTAACCTATGCTGCAAATTGGGACGAATACAAACGTATAACTTTTTGGGATACCATAGATTTTATAGGCATTGATGCTTATTTTCCGCTAAGTGAAAAAAAATCACCAACGGTAGAAGATTTAGAAATGGGGTGGAAACCACATAAAGAAGAAGTTAAAAGTGTTCAAAAAAAATATAATAAACCCGTTTTATTTACAGAATTTGGGTACCGAAGTGTAGACTTTACAGGAAAAGAACCTTGGGATGCCAATAGGGTAGAAGGGAGTGTAAATTTACAAGCACAAGTAAATGGTTTACAAGCAATACACAACCAATTTTGGAAAGAAGATTGGTTTGCTGGAGGTTTTGTTTGGAAATGGTTTCATAGACATGATAAAGTTGGTGGAGTAAATGACAATAGATTTACACCTCAAAATAAGCCAGCAGAATTAGTACTTAGAAAGTTATATCAGCAAAAATAG